The Primulina tabacum isolate GXHZ01 chromosome 10, ASM2559414v2, whole genome shotgun sequence region TTAATAAAGTTGCTCCaattttatattcaaaatcTCATTTTTTGTAATAGATATAAAACATGTGAtactcaaatatatatatatatcagtactatatttttaatatttaattttatttttaatattttattttattttcaccgGTGATAAGATATGCGGGTGCAGAAAAATGTTTTTTGTGAATTAGGGAGTACAGATACATATGTTTTCTAACATTGACTAAATGCAAACTCAATATGAATTTGGGAATTTAAAGCAACTTTACCAAATTAAAACCAATTcttaatatcataaaattgacGTTAGCCATAGCAAAGCTGGAGCACTATATTTATTTTCAAGAGtgttattttcattttatcatAGTTGTAATTTGTGTGAGGCAGTGTGTATATAGAAACACTGTTTGTGTCATAAACTTCTAAAGGCATGAAACCTTTGTCacaaattaatataaataatgagaaaaatgatatttttagtaACGTAACTTTTTTTCATCGATTTGTAGTTTTAGTTCATTAATCTGTATTTTTTAATCGATTTTAGTCGTTTTTCATTGGAATATTATGAATATGTTGTCGGAATATGATTAcgtatcactgaaaatactaaCACGACGAAGAACATTGTTGGTGTTGATGATGTAAACAACGagtcatgtttaattttttaattaaatgtgaGCGGATTCGCGGGTTTAAATCGGGTTGGAACAGTCAAATTTTAAAAGAGATGGGCAGGTCCCACTCGAATTTTTTTGTACGGATAGATCTCGCATTTAGGGAAACCCACCCAGTTGTCAAGCAACTTGGGGATCTTGTGGATGCACGTGGAAAGGTGATTAATTGTCTTCATTTGGGTGTAATTGACGCGTAAAGAGAGAGAGCCTGGAAACAGTCAAATCAAATGGGCTTCCAGTCAAAGATAGCttacattaaataaaatttatctaattctaatatattaaaattattgacATCTTTGATACATTTTCGTGTGTATATACTTAgtccaatttttttatttatttttatcggTGTAATCCACCGCAATTAATTTGTGGGTAAGGAAGCAATGACATACTGCCACTAAATAATTGTATAAGtctaaaaagaaatttttttaaaattttctgaaaaattggagataaataattaaactttGAGCTTGGTTGGCCATTTCTTGATCTATTCTTAGTGTACTGCCCTCTCCCCAAGTATATATTCAATTATCAACATTtaattttatatctttcaatatAAATATCCGAAGAGTAGtttttcattaattatttaatataaaaacttTCGCTAGTTACTACTAtataaaaaaccaaaaaaataaataaataaattaaactatGTGCTGAATTTACAACTCCTTTTTGGGTCGAGAAACAAGAATTACAGCTTGCAAAAGAGAGGGCGGGTTTCTTGATCAATTCTTATCTCATTCATTCAACGCCAACCTCGGCAGCCATTTAAGACCTCTCTGCTTTGACATTTAGCCAAATATAGCATGATCCATTATACATTCTCAAAACCCTATAAATACTCGATCCCACAATCTCATTTCATCCACAAAACAACCAAATCCAACTTTGTTACAATGGGTTCTCACGGTTACTCATTTCTTGTCTTGCTCGCCATTCTCGTTTCTTCCGCAAATGCTCAAACTGGTCTACACCTTCCCGTTCGGAAGGACTCGAAAACGCTGCAACACTACACCACCCTCCAGATGGGCAGCAACCGTGCCGATATAAACGCAGTCATCGACCTAGGGGGCGACTTCTTGTGGTTCGGCTGCGACAATTACGCCTCGAACTCGTATTCACCGATCCTTTGTGACTCGAGCAAATGCGAGCTTGCCAAGGGGTCGGGATGCATCGTGGAGTGCAACGGTTCCGGCCCACGCCCCGGCTGCACCAACAACACATGTGGCTCTTCCAATTTCAACCAATTCCAAGGTGTGCTAGCTGGAGAAGGATTCTATGAGGACACATTGTATACTAGAGACAATGCACAAGTGCCTAAATTCATTTTCTCTTGCATGAGCAACGATTTTATTCAGGGCCTGGCCAGTGGGGCTATTGGCATGGTAGGTCTCTCCAAAACTCAAATTTCTTTGCATAAACAAGTGACAGGGAAGATGAATTTGCCTGATAAGTTCTCTCTTTGCCTACCCTCGTCGGGATTGGGTAAGTTGTCGATCGGGGACGTCTCCTTGTCGAGTAAATCGGACGTATCCCATTTGCTCAAGACTACTCCTTTGATCATAAATCCTGTAAGCACTTCACCAATTTTCATCGCCGGCGAGCAGTCGGTAGAGTATTTTATCGACGTGAAATCCATTAGGGTCAATGGAGAAACACTGTCCGTGAAGGATTCTTACTTCTCCATCGACAAAGATGGCAATGGTGGCACTAAAATCAGCACATTACAAAACTACACCGCTCTTCACCCGTCCATTTACAAACCCTTGGCTCGTGCTTTCGTTAAAGCGGCCTCCGACATGAAGATCAAAAGCGTGGCTGCTGTGGCGCCGTTCAGGGCTTGTTTCAGCTCGAGCTCGATTCCTAAGGCAGCAGCAGGGCCTGTGGTGCCTACCATTGATCTGGTTTTGCCTGGAACTGATGCATATTGGAGGATCAATGGAGCAAATTCAATGGTTGAAATCGATCAGAAAACAACGTGCCTTGGATTTGTGGAAGGTGAGTCAAGGCCAAAGCCTCAAACCGCGTGGCCGACGACTTCGATCATTATAGGAACTCATCAATCGGAGGAGAATTTGCTGgtgtttgatttggtttcctcaCAGCTTCAGTTCAGTTCTTCTCTTCTGTCCGATGGCAAAAGCTGCTCCCGCGTTTAATATTACAGATACAGAAAGACGTAGTTTTTCTTGtttcattttattaatttataatttccatTCTATAATGTTATTTGTATGACAATAAAATTGTAACAGTATAATATAATGGTTgtgtaaaatttaataaatgtcAGTTTTATTATTTACCACTTGATCTTTAGATATCGTGTAATGTTTTCTTTCTAAAGCGCTCCACATAAATAACCACTTGAATATTTTGATTTGTTGTTCTTTCTCAAAGTTTGAAAAACCTATCTAGCTAATCTAATATAATAATGATATACCATTTAAACTCATTCAATGCATCCAAATGTCTCAAAAATCTTATGACTCAAAACTTGTATAAAATCTccttgaacaaaaaaaaaatactaaaattcgaCTATCACGCGATTCTTATATGGAAACGCCAAAAATTCTTTATGCAAGTAAAACTtgaaaccataaaatatttgatCCTCAGACTAATGTATTAAAACACGAATTCAAATAAATGTGCATAACGTTGCCAAAATGTATAAACTTCATTGACATGATGTACATAAGGTTCTCAGACAACCGTGTAATGCAATCCTCTCGCTTCATAAGCTACTCAGCCCCATGTGTAAAACCCGCAAATTCAAACTCGGTGTATTATTTTTGTACTAGAAATTAGTATTAAGTTATCAAGTTTTTCTTCATTCGAGATTATATTAAGTTGTGTGAGATAATTAAATCTTTGTGTACAGTTATCCAAGAGTTCAAATTTTAGATGATAATATACctatatttcggtttttgggaTATATAAATAGGTCATgatcaaaaaatttaaataaggaGATACTGGATATATACAATTATGTATATGTGTATTTCGAATTTTTGGGTatataatttcgaaatttgggaAATAAAGTATAAGATAAAGATATAGGATAAGAGAtaatgaatatatatgtatatttagaTAAGGATAATGAGATAGATAAAAGATGATAATTTATCCTAGATTCaaaatataattcaaaaatttaaacGAGAAGATAATACACGATCTGGATAACAATCACCCCTCTATAAATATTAGAAGCTCTCATTCAAAATTTACACCTCAGTCAAATCAACTGTTAGTTTTTTGCATATAACCTTCGCAAGAAAACTACTCATATTTTAATCGAGTATAGTATGTATATAGTTTTTCGTCCATAAACATGACAATATGTCTTCAAACCCGATCACCACTGTTCATAAATTAGTTTACTTACTTATGAACTTAATGTGAAAGTTTAAGTCCGATCCAACGATTCAATAAGACGCAAAAGATTCTGCAAGGCGACTAATTTTTCTGTCAAAGTGCTGCCCGCTATTTGGTATCGAATTATAGAAATCTAAGCAAACCGTAATCACATTTTCTTCAATCGAGAATTAAAGTAAGTGATCTTGTTTTAAAAGGATGATTTTCGTTAATGCATTTtcgttttttcaaaaatttggtcgagtacaattcttcttaTACCCCCTTTCTTGATACGATTATCGTATGTTTTATGTGTTGGCAATGTGAAGATTCAATTGGGTATGGGTGTGAATCGCAATATGAGATATGTTATGACCCTTACACTATGGGATTGCAACTGTTATACGGCCTCGTCCCTTCAGAGCAGTAAAAATTaaggactgatatcagtaaacaatggaaagtagaggaatctcagtgtctTGTCCAAGATATGCTTATGTTGATTAAATGTATCATGTTATGCATGGTATGTTTTTTTCGAAATTCATGTATATTTGTAATGTATATGCTCGAACGGCCCCAGTTACTCAGTGATGACTATATCACTAACCTCTTGATACGATTATCGTATGttttttttcgaaattcatGTATATCCGAAGGGCCGTGAATAAGGATGGATTGGAGAAGGAAGAAGGGATAGATCCTATGGTTCTAATCTCCTCCTCGGCCTCGGGATGAAGAGTGCTTGCCATGATAGAAAACCACGGGGCACTCGAGGCCTCAGAGAAGGGTAGGATGGGGGCTAGTGCTTTGCCTTTCCTTTCTTAGAAGCTCGAGAGGGGCCCGCAATAAAGGGCTTAACCCTCGGTTTCTTGGATTTCTGAGGAGGGATAGTCAAACAAATTTTGGGGGGAGGGGAAGAGGAGGTATCGGAGCGAACCGCAGGTGGCTCATACTCCGATGAACCCTGCGCATTCGCCCATGAGGTGAATGAAGTGGAGTTCGACATTTGTAAGAAAGGTAAAAAGAACTTATGAGAATAGATCGGAGATGAAGGCTTGATCGTGGGGAGATCGCCAGAGTATAGAAGTGCTGCACGTCGGAGAAAGCGAGAAATCTAGAGAGAATTTGAAATTCAGAAAGTGACAAATGAAGATGGTGGGTTATTATAAATAGGCAAGGGGGGTGATCTTCACCGTTGATCTAAAGATGAATCGGATGAATAGGATGCATCTTGGAAATCTTGTAGATAGGTGAAAGGACGTGCACGGATATCGAAACATTAGACTTATCATATTCTCGAGATGCGAAATGTTTCGAACGGCTGGAATTCTAGGGCAAACTTCATCATGACATCAGCCCGACTGCCCGAGAATACTAAACGACAAGAATATTcaaagtccgggagacatgaggccccagCATCTTATTCAAtatccgggagacatgaggcctcGGCATCTTATTTAAAGTCTGGGAGATCGAGGCTCCCGGCACCTCATCCCATCTCTGGGATATttgaagcccccgatgctttTATGAATCTGAATTGATTTCTTTCTATCGAAGCCCAagcatgactgatcgggacagcgagtaaactctagcccgactatttaagggatgggtggtgataccccataagagcccgggtcatggatgacccgggAAACTAAATGGATAGCCCAAACAAGAGTCAATATACAGAATGCTTTTTTCAGCAGCCGGGAAGGGGGATGCCCGAAACATTTTCTCCCATAGAAATCAGGAGCCGGGGCTCTCATGCAAGCTTTTGGGAACTTTTTACTCGGGCTACCTCGAGAAGCGCACCTCACTCAAGTGTATCAGTGTGGGCTACCTTGTTCTTGGCAATCATCACTGTCAGAACTACATGAGTTTGGCGTGTcatagaagtcatcagaagcagGGTATGGGCAGCCGCCTTACTATACTTAGCAGGTGGGCACTGAAAATTAGGTAATCATGATATTTCCTTCGATAAATAGCAGATATACTTCTCATTTACAGATTCTGGAATTTTGAATTCTCAAGCAATCACGTATATTCACACATATACAGCTATTTTACCCTTATTCTTCACCTgttgacttaagcatcggagtggccatgCCAGACACTCTTCCGAAGCCCATGCACGAGTTCATTTTCTTATTCTCAAGTCACGGTTGCAGACATACTATTCAGAAAATATCTTCATCACATATATCTTCTTCGTTACTCACTTTCCCTAAAAAAAAGAAATCATCATCCGGTGGATTGCCCCGACCTAACTTACCCGATTCACCCGGATATCATCATGAATAATAAAAGAAACAAAGTTATTTCAACACTATCTTTCTATATGCAAAGCAATTTTTTCTCTAGATCGCACAAATTTCACTTTCATGTTGGCTATATCTTCCATGCCAATTTTTCAAACACATCTTGACATCTAATTGTAATGAATCCCATTTAGCCATTTTTGTGTCACTAAGAAGCATCAAATTAGGCCTTGACCGTAACGCATATTGGAAACCTTTCCCATATCCAAACCTGATCAGAAGTTGAAGTTGATCCGAAAGTTTAACCTTGCACACCATTAGCAACCTTAAATATTTATACACGATGGCAAGAACTACAGGTGCTAGAGCATTCCTGGTGCTCGATTTTCAGGTCGATGTTTACGATTTTAACAATCATGCGCTTTGGGATGTTCCCTATAAGATTGTTTTGGTGATATTCTTCCACTCGTCGAGCAAAATACCTTATGAATTCTTTTCATTTAACTCTGCCTAAATCGGAGAAGCCTCTGAGCATAAATCACTGTAAAATTGAAAAGAAGTTTTTGACGATCGACATTCAAACAAATCAAAGAAACGAAATTAAGATTACATTTAAATTGGACGTTAATATGTtactatttattaatttatatatttaaaatatatattattgtgTGCAATATTTTTCGTAGAACAATCAAAACGTGAACTGTTGTgcgatttaaaaaaattgatttgcACAATTACTACAAGCGGTAACTTTCAGTAAAACAATCACaatcggtcctacaattggtatcatagCCAATGTCACTAATTCGATTTTTATTGATAGAAAGAAGTGCAATTATTGTGAATGTATTGTTGAGAACAATAATTGTCCATGTTGGGTAAAACAATCGAAACGtgatgcttgagctgttgtgctttttaaaagatttgagttgcatcgtGGCCACCAGCTATATCATTTAGTAAAGCTATatccttatatatatatataaattaaaaaatctaccccatatatatatatatatatatatatataataaaaatctaCCCCATATTATATACTAACTAACTTTCAATTAATTTTGTGAATTCGAAATGAAAATAACAATAACAATTATATCCTTATATTAataacgtaaaatatttatctgtaatttatctataatttacatcttatgttttttttttttaaaaaaattgtaattgctaaatattattttatcttaaTATTAACTTTTGAAAATTTAGTTTAACGTATTAGtcctgaaaataaataaaatttaattagcataaaaaaatttatgtcttcaaaatttattttatttgaacgCATCGTGTGCAAGGACAAAAAGTATTGTATCGAAATGTTTATGACGGAAAATGTTTTAGTATGAAAATATGAGGACTTTAAATATGAattaaacttatttaattcTATACTATCTTTTAGTTATTGCTTCATCTTACCATCCAGTGACGGAGTTCGACATTTTATTAAGGGGAGGCggtttttccttaaaaaaaaaactaattatttttttttaaaaaaactaattattaaataaattttaaaatatagataTATTATTTTAGCATTTACTCGGGAAAtagtattatttatatataagcatATATCTATACGAAAGTCAGCAGATTtcaaatttaatgtaatatatttgcttcttttataattttgaacaatgataCGCGCACATGATGTTAACAATATATTGCACTATGTTAGCGTGCATGTTAGCAATATCGAGCATTATATTAGCactcttttaaataattgatcAACGCGCATATTGATAATATATAGTGCCAAAACTATGCCCCATATTATATACTACTTAGACTTAATGTCTTACTATTtactaattatatatttatattatatatttaattaattaaaaatattccctatattatatactaattatcatattttatctgcttttttttaaaaaaataattgcccaatattattttatcctaATCTaaacttttgaaaatttaattcaaCTTGGAAGTCTTGAAAATAAcatgaaaattatttataataaaaaagtCAATGTATTTCAAAAGAGTTATATGCACGCAATTACGTGCAAGGACAAAAAGTATTGTTTTTAGAATCAAGCGTTTATCACTATGCCAAAAGTAATAGCTGTTACCCAAAGCgcaactttattttcttatatttgtAGCAGCGCAGAATGCACCTACTTGAGTGCTAATGGGTCGGACAGTTAGGCCCATGAGTCCAAGGAGAGGTGTGTGCATATCTGTTGGTACTGTCTCATATCCCATAAAAACCAGTCTTACTTTTTCTCTACCATCGGCCTTATCCCTAATAGAAATATTATTATTCGTTTAGATCTGGTTTCTCTCTTTTACGGCCCACTTAGTTAACCAGATCAAGCGACGCAACGTCAACAGCTTGATGGATgagaacttcccaggaggtcatcCATACCAGTAAAACTACTTTCGCATATTTCACACTGATTGGCTTGCTGAGAACTCAACtgacaataacaaaatttcagtATTACAAATACAACTGAAATATTTTGAGATAAATTTATTCACCCTCATTAAATTTCATTTTCGATCCTAACAAAAAGTATCAAGTAaataacttatttataatttatttattatgatcatatcttatttatttattatttaagtttttaacatatatatatatatatatatatatatatatatatatatatatatatatctaaggGCAAAAGGTATTGTATTGAAATTGATGACAATTAAGTTGTTGAATTTACAAAATATTGACCAAGCCTGATAAGTACTTTGTGGATCATTCTAACCATGAAAAatgaataattattaaactcaaGAGGATATGTTCATTCAGAGAACTCGGCAGCCCTACCAAATTGTCAAGCCTTGCCGATTCTTTGTCAAGACAACTCTTTTAGATATTTATTCAAACAAACAACTCGATCTCAAGAAGCATACCAAAATATCCGGGACACATCGCACCAAATACCACGGGTAGTTTAAAGCCGTTCAAAtttgaaatgttttattttctcctataaataaaATCGACATTAAACCTTTGAAGGGTCTGGTGAATCAAtacaatgttttaaaatatattttgccAATTATTTTATGTTAACCAAGCcgaagaaaaaaaaacacaccATTTACTTTGTAATATCTGATCATTTGAGGATCTTTATGTGCAATTGAATTCGTTTCATAATACTTGTAATTGCGAGGGGTTTTTCTGCAAAATTGAGCAAAGAGAGATAGACTATGAGTTTCGATTGGCAAGTGTGATAAGTCCGATCCAAAGTGGTTTGTTGCAAATTACTCGTAATTCTAAAATCTTCTAGTGTGAATATTTCTGAAAATAGAAGAAGGAGAGATACAGAAGGATCACACCACCTTCGAACTTCCAAAAACAATTTTTTGTCTCATTTTATTCTTATCGGTCTAACTCTGTCGATTTCGGTAAAAGTATCTTTAATTGTTCAATTGAGATCACAAGTCTATTTATGCGCATATCTCTAACCAACTTCCTAACTTGTATCTTGGATGGGTTCAGATAGAATTGATTTAACCTAAAGCTAGTCAGCAGAAAATTTTCAGAGGTGTTCAATCCCACCCACCACTCTGTAAACACCTTGCTCATCCTAACAAGTAGCATCAGAGAGAGTTTATATTGACCCAAATATGGACAATGTGTCCAaagaaatattttctaaaaatttcgATAAGAATAATTTCAGCAAGATCAAACGTGTTCTTCTGCCAAGGAATTCTAGGAAAACTCACTCAGTTGTGTGAGGAAAATgataaaactaaacaaaacAAGTTGACTGTAGCAATGCACAAATTTGAAAGAATGAAAATGGAGCCTGTAGATCTACGAGTGACATCGATGAAAGATTTTGTAATGTTGTGATTGAATTGAGCAATCTCGGCAAGGATTATATGAAAGTAATGAGAGCTCTGCTAGGAGAATTGAATGTGAAGACCATTGAAATGATGAAATCAAAATACTTGAAAAAATTGGAATTTCATGACCTCTTTGGCTACTTAAAAGCTTATGATTTTGAGCTTGAGACCAGAACAAGAGAAGTTTGAGTTCCTGAAGTGACTAAGGCTCTAGCAGCAACCACTGGCAAACCATCATCATCTGAGAATTAAGTCGAACAATTGAGCAATGATGTTATCAATATTCATTAAGAAATTCGAAAAATTTATGCGGAAAAATCATGGGAAGTTTCATAATCCTAACTGAATGCACATTACAAGAAAAGCTTTTAAGACTATGATAATGTATGCTTCAATTATGAAAAAACTGGACATTTCATTGCTAGTTGCATCAAGACCAAAAAGGATGAGAAGAAACAGTATGATAAGGAGAAGATAAGTTATGACAAGAAAAGTAAACACATAGAAGAGAGTAAATCCTTCAGGAAGAAATGGGATCAAGAAGTTCTGGTTGTAGAAGAAGGAAAAATAAATGGGCGGAATAAATCCTTCCAAAACAAAAAGCTCCTTTGATGGTAGTGAAGATGAGGAAGTTATctaaaaacttgatcgagcaaaacacTATAAAGATTTTGgtcaaaatttaataatattcaagctcgaaataatcgcaagtgcacgatgtcaagttatatataatataatgtactAGAGTATGAGAATCGTTCCACTGGAGACTGTATTTGGcaatttttattttcagttCGAATGATTATTTATTACTACtatgttaaaataaaaatgcaaaTAAGAAAggttcaagaattaaataatgaagTATAATATCTATAATGgttaattaaaattcaatgagaaatgactttgttgggaatttcagttcacctacccctcgctatttacttaattcgttcgatagtgatttaCACTTCCGAAAAGATTTCCTATTAAACtgaacacgccctctcgagctatgccaaactaattctactcagtgaagtaattaaaattctttaattatttatcgaGAGTGAATCGTatatcgatctatgaaatcccctagtttttaCCCTACCGTattatgactatcggcgcgtatccaatttcatatttctatgtaaattgtaaatcaacggactatgctactcgttcctatcacaagctattcttTTGAACTCACTCGCGatataaaatttgttattaaagttagctacgccttaacaacacgataacacaatagcataatcaagaataaatcaaaaattgaaatatgaattaactaaatcagttacggggtaggatcccctttaATCCCAACAAAAATGTAAggttagctactcgaattcatagtaaaaataaacacaacaatgtttaaatgataaaaactagattagaaaTACTATTCGTGACGAAAGTGGGAGGAACGGTGTCCGAAAATCTTTGAATCTCTATCCAAAACTTTGCTCCAAGCTCTTTCTCTTTTTTTCCTTCCTTGGCTACTCTCAATGATGTCTCAATTCCCAAAATCTCGTCCATATCCTTACCATAGCATCCTCCTCCagaaaattttggaagaaaTCAGCCAAAAAATCTTTCTAAAATTGAGTGGctctcgagcggtaagattctaccgtCCGAGCGCCAACTTCTCTGTAAATTTGCTTGTTAAGTGCGGCACTCGCGCTCGGGCGATaagattctaccgcccgagcgccaacttCTCTGTAAAATCAGTCTTCGTTATGcacatctcgcgcccgagcggtaagattatACCGCCCAGGCGCCAACTCTTCTGTCCCAGGCGCCTTGTAAGCAAcactcgcgctcgagcggtaagattctacAGCTCGGGCGCAAGCTTTTCTGCTACTTTTTTGTGGCCTTCGCACTTCTGTCCCGATTTTGACTCTTCGGTCAATTTACCTGCAGATTCATCACATATAAGTGAGACACTATCATATGCATAGGTTAATTGTAAAACAAACgaaatgtaaatgaaatgtatgcatgcacaatgcaaacacgcacaaaactaatgcaataaaacacgtaaaaatgaCACCTAtaaaccccctcatactaaccttttgcttgtCCTCAAGCAAAACAGGTCACAGACCACACCCAAGACACGAAACAAAACATAAAGTAAAAGTATCAAAACAACTCAACCGATGGCGAAACAGCAGACTGACATCTCATGTCTCAGCGGGTTTGTGAGCCACATCCAATTAGTCATATCACAACATCCATTAACACCCCTTTCAAAACACCACAAAACATTTTATTTTGCCAGAAAGTGTGGTCGTGTGTGTGTGCTGTGGGTTTTACTAGTTTGTGCTTCAGATAGTTTTATTCGCAAATTATGTGGATCGTCGAATCAACAATTCATTGCAAGTTTCTCTCTCCTGAGTTTTGTTTCTATTCGAGATCAACCAGTAAACACACAGTGGTAGAATTTCATAGTTTTACAACAAGATTTATGGAGTCAATATCCATAAGTGCTCAAGTGGTTCAAAAATATTGGGAGTACGTAGATCCTTTTCACTATGCAATTGTCAGAAATTTTGTCTGACATTCCTCAacgccttacatctc contains the following coding sequences:
- the LOC142506225 gene encoding putative aspartic proteinase GIP2 — its product is MGSHGYSFLVLLAILVSSANAQTGLHLPVRKDSKTLQHYTTLQMGSNRADINAVIDLGGDFLWFGCDNYASNSYSPILCDSSKCELAKGSGCIVECNGSGPRPGCTNNTCGSSNFNQFQGVLAGEGFYEDTLYTRDNAQVPKFIFSCMSNDFIQGLASGAIGMVGLSKTQISLHKQVTGKMNLPDKFSLCLPSSGLGKLSIGDVSLSSKSDVSHLLKTTPLIINPVSTSPIFIAGEQSVEYFIDVKSIRVNGETLSVKDSYFSIDKDGNGGTKISTLQNYTALHPSIYKPLARAFVKAASDMKIKSVAAVAPFRACFSSSSIPKAAAGPVVPTIDLVLPGTDAYWRINGANSMVEIDQKTTCLGFVEGESRPKPQTAWPTTSIIIGTHQSEENLLVFDLVSSQLQFSSSLLSDGKSCSRV